One region of Acropora muricata isolate sample 2 chromosome 13, ASM3666990v1, whole genome shotgun sequence genomic DNA includes:
- the LOC136894865 gene encoding uncharacterized protein, producing the protein MAQDVSAQVIEASSAHKEPLNITLLASEWNSLAGGLSTLNRELAIHLAQQTNVRVSLLVPEGACNDRDKREAQTFDINVVEAKQLPGCEPLIWLGIPPEGHRMDVVVGHSVRLGWQVHFIKNAPQFRNCKWVHTVHTAPEDLGKYKDYKNPISRGEQKHWDEVGLCKCADLVVAVGPKLEKAYFSYLQGCKKEEDIFGLTPGLFDREFGDIVQMPKTENDDFKVLLCGRGDNEDFELKGYNIAVKAFADPRLKRKSYHLVFVGAPDGMQDEVRKRLLNHGITEKQLTVRKFVQCRSGIKELLCEVDLAIMPSKSEGFGLVALEALSAGLPVLVGSNSGFASAIMDLLLGEYSIVDSDDPAKWAEAIEGVCGRHRMRLDGIKILRERYGMKYVWKTQCKALVERLSGMISDNQGTSISQSLAADDSMRQQTFVIPGGTSRGTQGKQPATKTTRQHSVFTCTSKQSEFAMRSETCVEPTLSEIFYAETSTAPDQAVAAVNLVEQGPSSVSESVSYPDVRTIQHIVGDAVSQGRENVFQRERPRTHPLTTTERRQRLNTGIPEISQKRQSAEKQGKGPALAHLSGSPPGKKQRRDTDTFRVFNDNSVIVKLLRAEYNRRAQLRPLLWESTIQLPLEKVYTRLKIVSRRRGGNQGETERWSNVIWAEDSRRDEIFAEERANKANPCDVFGMLKENKDVMTIVEGSPGIGKTTFCLKLAYDWANQSSSAVSFPEFELVLLLKCRDIEGDLTEALTEQLFPKDLSKDAREELFRFLEDIENQERVLIILDGLDELAENSKYYVDDLLHRKRLAFCYVLATTRQEKGIEVRKQPEFVFNLFLQIEGFTEEDSFEYIRRHFKNAGPEHSSKGEKLVEEIKDNKLLRDLQSNPLNLLLLCIVYEDHEGKLPSSRTNLYQVIVVCLLRRYCARHKVKASKEDMDLEKQFKRDIRCLGELAWNCLLYERHSFFEEDLQKLERRNEKLVVRELGFVYKEESLKRLKPQHEYCFLHKSFEEYLAASYIAPKLRRNKFNEHLTFDTVVEKYPQVFIFVCGILREEASILFEQICEDLERRHWDWDCTGATANFFIDSWSESGNAEEMANTLCSRFPFPRVVNTTLSWNTDNLLSPAFAVLWFCRRFSKVAPDEIHLKIGSCKLLLSSTIMMRDLPSLPNLKSLDFTDCDMDVELALEFFEVLPDFASLTRLVLPYLAEMTDLGIVAEALTTSETLERVGCTLLGERGDGLIRALDAGLCADTPLSSVDLTICGQVSETVLQALEKLLLSKSLSSVSVIVRGDMSHSLAVTLSRALAFQTALKNLKLVVKGKLSFCFANLIEQGIVKNNSLSELKVCLDGELPDNWQVVVENLNVRLTEKSTVTLEIYPNTFTQVTAYDFGDIFVDWKRVCRFFEQKSVTLNVWGELTVDGAEAMYSVLPCTSLYHLTLNIHGKLTGDFLDSTARHVDNQKPLCPITINTWNQLTSEEEVLFKELELDKNPAVTLNVCDKHVPSDESGDNKIVSIDNPKSLIKLLEEAENTGKENLAVTINFQSDDSDDSTSRSWNDSLLLGLPRNCSLSFLTLTMNNFSPGTTELSFILISCLENFISLKSLTLTLNEYNECKKNYASLLRKGLGRNTSLISLTLTINIYNGTPTCDDSYFDDISGDDVDDISDDDVVPNISMDSFTLTINEFSGPDGSSERVDVINYVWGVKSGDLWANYKSLNTFNLTLNKRKQPRDFSFYELCEAIMKANSLRTLRLKLNHSSLAIEYDFSKLVEKIPSLELIELTFCHESSFDSFKRTVFWLETLKWEKQ; encoded by the exons ATGGCACAAGACGTATCTGCACAAGTAATTGAGGCTTCATCCGCACACAAGGAACCATTGAACATAACTCTTTTAGCGAGCGAATGGAATTCATTGGCTGGTGGTTTGTCAACATTAAACAGAGAGCTTGCAATTCATTTGGCCCAACAGACAAATGTGAGAGTTTCTCTCTTGGTCCCTGAGGGTGCTTGTAATGATAGGGACAAAAGGGAGGCTCAAACTTTTGACATAAATGTTGTTGAAGCAAAGCAACTCCCAGGTTGTGAACCTCTTATTTGGTTGGGTATCCCACCAGAAGGTCACAGAATGGATGTTGTTGTTGGCCATAGTGTGAGACTTGGCTGGCAGGTACATTTCATAAAAAATGCTCCACAGTTTCGAAATTGCAAATGGGTGCACACAGTACACACTGCCCCAGAAGACCTTGGCAAATATAAGGATTACAAAAATCCTATTTCAAGAGGTGAACAGAAGCACTGGGATGAGGTTGGTCTATGTAAATGTGCTGACCTTGTTGTTGCAGTGGGGCCAAAACTTGAGAAAGCTTACTTTTCATACTTGCAAGGGTGTAAGAAAGAAGAGGATATTTTTGGACTGACTCCAGGTCTTTTTGATCGTGAGTTTGGGGACATAGTACAAATGCCTAAAACTGAGAATGATGATTTCAAAGTGCTGTTGTGTGGGCGTGGTGATAATGAGGACTTTGAGCTAAAGGGATACAACATTGCTGTTAAGGCTTTTGCAGATCCGAGGCTGAAAAGGAAAAGTTATCACCTTGTGTTTGTGGGTGCCCCTGATGGGATGCAAGATGAGGTTAGGAAGAGACTTCTTAACCATGGAATCACTGAGAAGCAATTGACAGTAAGAAAATTTGTTCAGTGCAGGAGTGGCATAAAGGAGCTTCTTTGCGAGGTTGATCTTGCCATAATGCCCTCAAAGTCTGAAGGATTTGGTCTTGTTGCACTTGAAGCCTTATCAGCAGGTTTGCCAGTTCTTGTGGGGAGCAATTCAGGATTTGCAAGTGCAATAATGGATTTACTCTTGGGAGAATACAGCATAGTTGATTCAGACGATCCCGCAAAATGGGCTGAGGCAATTGAGGGTGTTTGTGGCAGACACAGAATGCGCCTTGATGGAATCAAAATATTAAGAGAACGTTATGGCATGAAATATGTTTGGAAAACACAATGCAAAGCACTTGTTGAACGATTATCGGGAATGATTAGTGATAATCAAG GGACCTCTATTTCCCAGTCCCTGGCAGCAGATGACTCAATGAGACAACAGACTTTCGTTATTCCAGGAGGAACAAGTAGAG GAACTCAAGGAAAACAACctgcaacaaaaacaacgaGACAACATTCAGTGTTTACATGTACAAGCAAACAGTCTGAATTTGCTATGAGATCTGAGACCTGTGTTGAACCCACCCTAAGTGAAATTTTTTATGCAG AGACCTCTACAGCACCAGATCAAGCAGTTGCAGCAGTTAACTTGGTTGAGCAAGGACCTAGTTCAGTTTCAGAATCAGTTTCCTATCCTGATGTGAGAACAATACAGCATATTGTGGGTGATGCAGTGAGCCAAGGCAGAGAAAATG TATTTCAAAGGGAAAGACCCAGGACACATCCTTTGACCACAACTGAAAGAAGACAGCGACTGAATACAGGCATCCCCGAAA TCTCACAAAAGAGACAATCTGCAGAGAAACAAGGAAAAGGACCTGCGCTCGCACATCTTAGTGGCAGCCCACCCGGCAAGAAACAAAGACGTGATACAGACACCTTTAGAG tctTCAACGATAACTCAGTTATTGTGAAGTTACTGAGAGCAGAGTACAACAGACGAGCTCAATTGAGGCCACTTTTGTGGGAGAGCACGATACAATTACCGCTTGAAAAGGTCTACACAAGATTGAAAATTGTCTCAAGACGGAGAGGAGGTAATCAAGGGGAAACCGAACGCTGGAGTAATGTAATCTGGGCTGAGGACTCCCGGCGAGACGAGATTTTTGCGGAAGAACGGGCTAATAAGGCGAATCCATGCGATGTCTTTGGTatgttaaaggaaaataaagacGTCATGACAATTGTCGAGGGAAGCCCAGGAATTGGTAAAACCACTTTCTGTCTTAAACTTGCCTATGACTGGGCAAATCAAAGCAGCTCCGCGGTAAGTTTTCCAGAGTTCGAACTAGTTTTGCTGTTAAAATGCCGAGATATTGAGGGAGATCTAACGGAAGCTCTCACGGAACAACTTTTTCCAAAGGATTTGAGCAAAGATGCCAGGGAAGAGCTCTTTCGTTTCTTGGAGGATATTGAAAATCAAGAgagagttttaattattttggacGGCTTGGACGAGCTGGCAGAAAACTCGAAGTATTACGTGGATGATCTTCTCCACAGAAAAAGGTTGGCGTTCTGTTATGTGTTGGCCACTACACGACAAGAGAAAGGAATTGAAGTCCGAAAACAGCCTGAGtttgtgtttaatttatttctgcAAATTGAAGGATTCACTGAAGAGGACTCGTTTGAGTACATCAGGAGACATTTCAAGAATGCTGGCCCAGAGCACTCATCCAAGGGGGAGAAGCTCGTAGAAGAAATCAAAGATAACAAACTCCTGCGTGACCTACAAAGCAATCCGTTAAATTTACTTCTCCTTTGCATTGTTTATGAAGATCACGAAGGAAAGCTGCCTTCTTCCCGAACTAATCTCTACCAAGTCATTGTCGTGTGTCTTCTGAGAAGATATTGTGCAAGACACAAAGTGAAGGCTAGTAAAGAGGACATGGACTTGGAGAAACAATTTAAAAGGGACATCCGTTGTCTTGGAGAGCTGGCGTGGAATTGCCTGCTGTATGAGCGTCACAGTTTCTTTGAAGAGGACTTACAAAAATTGGAAAGAAGAAATGAGAAATTGGTAGTCCGTGAACTGGGCTTTGTTTATAAGGAAGAAAGTCTGAAGCGATTGAAGCCACAACATGAATACTGCTTTCTACACAAGTCGTTTGAAGAGTATCTGGCTGCGTCATACATTGCGCCTAAGTTACGAAGAAACAAGTTTAATGAGCATTTAACCTTTGATACCGTGGTAGAGAAATATCCTCAGGTGTTTATATTTGTTTGTGGAATACTGCGTGAGGAGGCAAGTATTCTGTTTGAACAGATTTGTGAGGATCTAGAGCGTCGGCACTGGGACTGGGACTGCACTGGGGCAACAGCAAATTTCTTCATTGATAGCTGGAGTGAAAGTGGAAACGCTGAAGAAATGGCAAATACTCTTTGTTCACGCTTCCCTTTTCCTAGGGTCGTGAACACAACTCTCTCCTGGAATACTGATAACCTCTTGAGCCCGGCGTTTGCAGTTTTATGGTTCTGCAGAAGATTTTCCAAGGTGGCACCTGATGAAATTCACCTCAAAATAGGTTCCTGTAAGCTCTTGTTGAGTTCTACAATTATGATGAGAGACTTGCCATCTCTTCCAAATTTAAAATCTCTAGATTTTACTGATTGTGATATGGATGTTGAATTGGCACTTGAGTTTTTTGAGGTACTTCCCGATTTCGCTTCTTTAACGCGATTGGTGCTACCATATTTAGCAGAGATGACCGATTTGGGGATTGTTGCTGAGGCCCTGACGACTAGCGAGACCTTAGAGAGAGTGGGATGTACTTTATTGGGAGAGAGGGGAGATGGCCTGATCAGGGCCCTTGATGCTGGATTGTGCGCTGATACACCACTATCGTCTGTCGATCTAACAATCTGTGGCCAAGTGAGCGAAACTGTTTTACAAGCTTTAGAGAAACTGTTATTAAGCAAATCTCTTTCCTCTGTGTCTGTTATTGTAAGGGGAGATATGTCACACTCCCTTGCTGTCACACTATCACGAGCCCTTGCATTCCAAACTGCTCTCAAGAACCTGAAGTTGGTTGTTAAAGGAAAGCTGAGTTTCTGTTTTGCTAATTTGATAGAACAAGGTATCGTCAAAAATAACTCACTTAGTGAATTGAAAGTTTGTCTTGATGGAGAGCTTCCTGATAACTGGCAGGTGGTTGTGGAGAATCTAAATGTACGATTGACTGAGAAATCAACCGTTACCTTGGAAATCTACCCTAACACTTTCACGCAAGTCACAGCTTATGACTTCGGAGATATTTTTGTTGATTGGAAGAGGGTTTGTAGGTTCTTTGAACAAAAAAGTGTCACTCTAAACGTTTGGGGTGAGTTAACTGTTGATGGTGCAGAAGCTATGTATAGCGTGTTACCATGCACCTCGCTATATCACCTCACGTTAAATATCCATGGAAAATTAACGGGTGACTTTCTTGACAGCACAGCAAGACATGTTGATAACCAGAAACCTTTGTGCCCTATAACCATCAACACTTGGAACCAATTGACCAGTGAGGAGGAAGTTCTTTTCAAAGAACTTGAATTAGACAAGAATCCAGCTGTTACCTTAAATGTGTGTGACAAGCACGTACCTTCAGATGAATCGGGGGATAACAAAATTGTGTCTATTGACAATCCTAAATCTCTCATTAAGCTTTTGGAGGAAGCGGAAAATACCGGAAAAGAAAACCTTGCAGTTACAATCAATTTTCAGAGTGATGACAGTGATGACTCTACTAGCCGCAGCTGGAACGATAGTCTGCTCCTTGGTTTGCCAAGAAATTGCTCACTAAGTTTTCTTACTTTAACGATGAATAATTTCAGTCCGGGGACCACTGAATTGTCTTTCATTCTGATTAGTTGCTTGGAAAACTTCATCTCACTGAAGTCGCTCACTCTGACATTAAACGAGTACAATGAGTGCAAAAAGAACTATGCATCCCTTCTGCGCAAGGGCCTGGGACGCAACACCTCACTGATTTCTCTGACTTTGACTATCAACATCTACAATGGAACACCTACTTGCGATGATTCTTATTTTGATGATATTTCAGGCGATGATGTTGATGATATTTCAGACGATGATGTTGTTCCCAACATCTCAATGGATTCTTTTACTTTGACCATCAACGAGTTTAGCGGTCCCGATGGTTCTTCTGAGAGAGTTGATGTTATTAACTATGTTTGGGGTGTTAAATCAGGCGATCTGTGGGCCAATTACAAGTCCCTAAATACTTTCAATCTGACACTCAACAAAAGGAAACAACCACGTGATTTTAGCTTCTATGAGCTTTGTGAGGCAATCATGAAAGCGAACTCGTTGAGGACCCTGAGATTGAAGTTAAACCATTCGTCTCTCGCCATTGAGTATGACTTCAGTAAATTGGTAGAAAAGATTCCATCACTTGAGCTCATAGAACTAACTTTCTGCCACGAGAGCTCGTTTGATTCGTTTAAGCGTACCGTCTTTTGGCTAGAAACTTTGAAGTGGGAGAAACAGTGA